The following proteins come from a genomic window of Anopheles ziemanni chromosome 3, idAnoZiCoDA_A2_x.2, whole genome shotgun sequence:
- the LOC131286730 gene encoding tubulin-specific chaperone E, translated as MILQNHLERGARVKVGQFFGTVRYVGEVPNTEGEWIGIEWDDPVRGKHSGTINGVQYFQTRAPNAGSMIRSEKLTKFQTLQQAITEKYIVTEDTLQLDSEMIQAVQKQLHASLFEIVGMEKIGGKQSNLQHLVDVSVRYCPVSAAGDLSSLVNLEMLDVSSTLLWNWSVVGNIAEQIPTLRELNLSNNRFVDPYEEQISVLAQKFVNIRTIILKNCSIGSWTELVRLARMWPGIENLLLEQNDIRYIEDEAPYIVALSRLKHLDLQGNAVRDPDSVRNLGRLPALEELVLTGNGIRELTFSEDCPHNEKVDLFRNLRTIYLRDNPLQDQCHVFNELDKLAHLEHVMVDPDPSVSYEETVARIVGSIAGLRMFNRSTISEKLRRDSECDMWKLYAHQWVEVRNDAQQLKAFFKSHRMYPRVMERLGSPEQFLPDTRKVSNMIRLQLLNELTGELREKKVPKRIILHTLQNLIVKLFGLPEGNSALRLYLLDRKRKVRIPLENHGRSLDFYSVEDTDTIVFE; from the exons ATGATACTGCAAAACCATCTCGAGCGTGGTGCTCGCGTAAAAGTGGGCCAGTTTTTTGGCACCGTGCGATACGTGGGCGAG GTACCGAACACGGAAGGTGAATGGATCGGTATCGAGTGGGACGATCCTGTCCGGGGCAAACATTCGGGCACCATCAACGGGGTGCAGTATTTCCAAACAAG AGCACCGAACGCTGGTTCGATGATACGCAGCGAGAAGCTGACCAAGTTCCAAACACTACAGCAAGCCATCACAGAGAAGTACATCGTTACCGAGGACACGCTGCAGCTCGATTCGGAGATGATACAGGCGGTGCAAAAGCAACTGCACGCGTCCCTGTTCGAGATCGTTGGGATGGAAAAGATCGGGGGAAAGCAGAGTAATCTGCAGCATTTGGTGGACGTATCGGTACGCTATTGCCCCGTGAGCGCGGCCGGAGACTTGAGCAGTCTCGTAAATTTAGAGATGCTGGATGTATCCTCGACGTTGCTCTGGAACTGGTCGGTCGTGGGCAACATTGCCGAGCAGATTCCGACACTGAGGGAGCTGAACCTTTC caaTAACCGGTTTGTGGATCCGTACGAGGAACAGATCAGCGTGTTGGCTCAAAAGTTTGTAAACATTCGTACGATAATCCTGAAAAATTGCAGTATCGGCTCGTGGACCGAGCTGGTCCGGCTCGCCCGCATGTGGCCCGGTATTGAGAACCTGCTGCTCGAGCAGAACGACATTCGCTACATCGAGGACGAGGCGCCGTACATTGTCGCACTCAGCCGACTGAAGCATCTCGACCTCCAAGGCAATGCCGTGCGGGATCCCGACTCGGTCCGCAATCTGGGCCGACTGCCCGCACTGGAGGAACTGGTGCTGACCGGAAACGGCATCCGGGAGCTAACGTTCTCCGAAGACTGTCCACACAACGAGAAGGTGGACCTGTTCCGCAACCTGCGCACCATCTACCTGCGGGACAATCCGCTCCAAGATCAATGCCACGTATTCAACGAGCTGGACAAACTGGCCCACCTCGAGCACGTCATGGTCGATCCGGATCCGTCGGTCAGCTACGAGGAAACGGTGGCGCGCATTGTCGGTTCGATCGCCGGACTGCGGATGTTCAACCGGTCGACGATCAGCGAGAAGCTACGCCGTGATTCCGAGTGCGACATGTGGAAACTGTACGCGCACCAGTGGGTGGAGGTGCGCAATGATGCGCAACAGCTGAAGGCGTTCTTCAAGTCGCATCGAATGTATCCGCGCGTGATGGAGC GGTTGGGTAGCCCGGAGCAGTTTCTGCCGGACACGCGCAAGGTTTCCAACATGATCCGCCTGCAGCTACTGAACGAGCTGACGGGGGAGCTGCGCGAGAAGAAGGTCCCGAAGCGCATCATCCTGCACACACTGCAGAATCTCATCGTAAAGCTGTTCGGGCTGCCGGAGGGCAACTCGGCCCTGCGGCTGTACCTGCTCGATCGGAAGCGCAAAGTGCGCATACCGCTCGAAAACCACGGCCGTAGCTTGGACTTTTATTCCGTCGAAGATACCGACACCATTGTGTTCGAATGA
- the LOC131287711 gene encoding PSME3-interacting protein, whose protein sequence is MASGFVTETELAEARRLRQEEWEKVRTADQPVDAPEEEYDSRSLYDRLQEQKNKKDHEFEEAHKLKNMIKGLDDDEVEFLDLVDKNRMHAERQAHMEEQKELNEFRAKVATLQEKRLDEQIQQQVSKPKPTKAPIAGSRLSQKQILAGVVRKRKLEPENEPKSTSEVNGKLPVVANLTNGESKKEPVIKASNSQPAKTDAQTKPSNPINTRMRVIGILPGMGSYDDEDESDSDNSSAESELDSGHEAYDFVGRKIRKTCDGK, encoded by the exons ATGGCCAGCGGATTCGTCACCGAAACCGAGCTCGCCGAAGCGCGTCGCCTGAGGCAAGAGGAATGGGAAAAAGTGAGGACAGCAGATCAACCAGTTG ATGCACCGGAAGAGGAATATGACTCGAGATCCCTTTACGACAGGCTAcaggaacagaaaaataagaaagatcATGAGTTCGAGGAAGCTCACAAGCTAA AAAACATGATCAAAGGTCTAGATGACGACGAGGTGGAATTTTTAGACCTGGTAGACAAAAATAGAATGCACGCAGAACGACAGGCGCACATGGAAGAGCAGAAAGAATTGAACGAGTTTCGCGCAAAAGTTGCCACCCTGCAGGAGAAGCGTTTAGATGAG CAAATTCAGCAGCAAGTTTCCAAACCAAAGCCTACGAAAGCACCCATCGCAGGCTCGCGGTTGAGTCAAAAGCAAATCCTAGCCGGAGTTGTTAGAAAGCGCAAACTGGAACCGGAAAACGAACCGAAATCCACTTCCGAAGTAAATGGAAAGCTTCCTGTCGTGGCCAACCTTACTAACGGAGAGTCCAAAAAAGAACCTGTAATTAAAGCCTCCAACAGCCAGCCGGCAAAAACAGATGCACAAACCAAACCGTCAAATCCGATCAACACGAGAATGCGAGTTATAGGAATACTACCGGGAATGGGATCGTACgacgatgaagatgaatcGGACTCGGATAACAGCTCGGCCGAATCGGAGCTGGACTCTGGGCATGAAGCGTACGATTTCGTTGGAAGAAAGATCCGTAAAACTTGCGATGGTAAATGA